A genomic stretch from Thunnus maccoyii chromosome 19, fThuMac1.1, whole genome shotgun sequence includes:
- the LOC121886258 gene encoding ankyrin repeat domain-containing protein SOWAHA-like: protein MATDFTQDAVLHFLQSSGGSVKNSDLLLHFRYFLRDHADRSRNRDLFKKFVNSVATVKQEQGVSYVILKKKFKGHVPGGGGVGSSGPRRLPAGRSTESSPESGCPNKAGSREQPRLKQQLREETTPAPLGDTAKKTILPAAGIMLNNNNNLETNLNLKQQQQVISTPKSARPAAAQVVSHSQIPEKTETKTPSLPEPPTRDQRPKAGQNRVGFALPPGITPAVRHHGATSKQVPVPETPRGREAIQQPEGGLHQDPALHHISLQSQVTPRRARCRKSYKSAVSHDEYEEEEEEVPMRRGSAGALWPLSTPLGHSERVLSASSPCIIDPPAPPSVVSSSSSSERKPPKIYIQDVEGETLPPRGPGWSLESGAELRGQCAGPGREPASVPGDTMSTRCSLPLEAERHMPSLDQAEEVALHGSMRPDHRYTQPAGVQLEARQGLSQSQTGRLSSSQGSILSPPSDASFSSDWQSSDSPRGSEWNSSYEDLQARAGETVGVPKIQEVLQRAQAPKPESVMHRADSKTTTPWHPSTGHLHNDQKPTVCVSPLRHSTDNLHDNQQSTPYGLPWDGSTGDLHHDAEGAESSEGSTCSPPVRLRPAVAKRLSSKLRSRMCRSLGANLDHLLEEEERRGGGRGGSEAARLNRLHLISSSLSLHCNLSSSSLSSCSTPPRCHSLADLVEDGERKGGRRSLPAGTSSTGAPHVRQSLVPLEPKEHVWLVKGAEGVWPDIYSLFREDSSLLNRRDFISGFTVLHWIAKHGDHRVLNTLWYGVQKAGLTFDINARSSGGYTPLHIAAIHGNKNIMRLLVKKFSADVKLRDTAGKRPWQYLSRTAPPDIFQLLGAPARASLGEGAGAGNSSLEQQQHRRRRRHHLSSASSGERPLTIAGLTKVKRSSSFAAFLKHKTLRHLHGHQSDSSV from the exons ATGGCCACAGATTTCACTCAGGACGCGGTGTTACATTTTCTCCAGAGCAGCGGAGGCTCGGTGAAGAACTCGGATCTGCTTCTGCACTTCAGGTACTTCCTCCGGGACCATGCGGACCGGAGCCGGAACCGTGATCTCTTCAAAAAGTTTGTCAACTCCGTGGCTACCGTCAAACAGGAGCAAGGCGTATCTTACGTCATTCTCAAGAAGAAATTCAAAGGACATGTACCCGGAGGAGGTGGAGTGGGTTCCTCCGGACCGCGACGGCTCCCCGCCGGGAGGAGCACCGAGTCCTCCCCAGAGAGCGGCTGCCCGAACAAGGCTGGGAGCAGAGAGCAGCCCCGGCTGAAACAACAGCTCAGGGAGGAGACAACACCCGCCCCGCTGGGAGACACCGCTAAGAAAACAATCCTACCTGCGGCTGGGATCAtgctcaacaacaacaacaatttggAAACAAATTTGAACctgaaacagcagcaacaggtgATCAGCACACCTAAGTCTGCTAGACCAGCAGCTGCTCAGGTGGTGAGTCACTCTCAGATCccagagaagacagagacaaagaccCCCAGTCTGCCAGAACCTCCAACCCGGGACCAGCGCCCTAAGGCGGGACAGAACAGGGTGGGGTTTGCCCTGCCTCCTGGGATCACACCTGCAGTCAGACATCATGGAGCAACCAGCAAGCAGGTCCCAGTCCCAGAGACCCCCAGAGGAAGGGAGGCCATTCAACAGCCTGAGGGAGGTCTTCATCAGGACCCTGCTCTTCATCATATCAGTCTTCAGTCTCAGGTCACCCCACGCCGCGCCAGATGCAGGAAGAGCTACAAAAGTGCAGTCTCTCATGATGAatatgaggaggaagaggaggaggtccCAATGAGGCGGGGCTCAGCAGGAGCATTGTGGCCCCTGAGCACTCCACTTGGGCACTCAGAGAGggtcctctctgcctcctcaccATGCATCATAGACCCGCCTGCGCCTCCCTCCgttgtctcctcctcctcttcatcagaaAGGAAACCCCCGAAAATTTACATCCAGGATGTGGAAGGGGAAACGTTGCCCCCTCGTGGCCCAGGGTGGAGCTTAGAGTCAGGGGCGGAGCTAAGAGGACAGTGTGCAGGGCCAGGGCGGGAACCTGCGTCTGTCCCGGGTGACACAATGTCCACCCGATGCAGCCTGCCTTTAGAGGCAGAGCGCCACATGCCGTCTCTAGACCAAGCTGAGGAGGTGGCGCTGCACGGCAGTATGCGCCCGGATCACCGATACACGCAGCCTGCAGGTGTGCAGCTGGAGGCCAGGCAGGGATTGAGTCAAAGTCAAACAGGTCGCCTGTCATCTAGTCAGGGCAGCATCTTGTCCCCCCCATCTGACGCCAGCTTCAGCAGTGACTGGCAGTCCTCTGACTCCCCCAGAGGTTCAGAGTGGAACAGCAGCTACGAGGATCTGCAGGCCAGAGCAG GTGAGACTGTGGGCGTGCCTAAAATCCAGGAAGTACTCCAGCGAGCCCAAGCACCTAAACCTGAGTCTGTGATGCATCGTGCTGATAGTAAAACCACAACACCATGGCATCCCTCTACAGGCCATCTTCATAATGACCAGAAGCCTACAGTCTGTGTGTCGCCATTGCGTCATTCCACCGACAATCTCCATGACAACCAGCAGTCTACACCCTACGGACTGCCATGGGACGGCTCCACAG GTGATCTCCACCACGACGCCGAGGGAGCAGAGTCAAGCGAGGGCTCTACCTGTTCCCCGCCAGTGCGACTGCGCCCGGCGGTAGCCAAGCGGCTCAGTAGCAAGCTGAGGAGCCGGATGTGTCGCAGCCTGGGCGCCAACCTCGACCACCTGctcgaggaggaggagaggagaggaggaggaagaggaggaagtgaagCAGCTCGGCTGAACCGTCTCCACCTGATCTCGTCCTCACTCAGCCTTCATTGCAACCTGTCGTCCTCCTCGCTGTCGTCCTGTTCCACTCCGCCTCGCTGCCACAGCCTTGCCGACCTGGTCGAGGATggggagaggaagggagggaggaggagccTCCCAGCCGGCACCTCCTCCACCGGTGCTCCACATGTTAGGCAG TCGCTGGTTCCTCTGGAGCCCAAGGAGCACGTCTGGCTGGTGAAGGGGGCAGAAGGCGTTTGGCCCGACATCTACTCCCTGTTCAGAGAGGACTCATCCCTGCTCAACAGAAGAGATTTCATCTCTGGATTTACTGTGCTGCACTGGATTGCCAAACATGGTGACCACAGAGTCCTCAATACCTTATG GTATGGAGTTCAAAAGGCCGGTTTGACCTTCGACATAAATGCCAGGTCATCAGGTGGCTACACACCTCTCCACATCGCTGCTATCCACGGCAACAAGAACATCATGCGGTTGCTGGTTAAAAAGTTCAGTGCTGACGTGAAGCTGAGGGACACAGCGGGAAAAAGGCCGTGGCAGTACCTGAGCCGCACTGCACCGCCGGACATCTTCCAGCTGCTGGGGGCGCCAGCGCGGGCCAGTCTAGGAGAGGGGGCAGGAGCTGGGAACAGTAGCttggaacagcagcagcatcgcCGTCGTCGGCGCCACCacctctcctctgcttcctcaGGAGAGAGGCCACTGACCATTGCAGGCTTGACAAAGGTCAAAAGATCTTCGTCATTTGCTGCGTTCCTCAAACACAAAACGCTGCGTCATCTTCATGGACATCAGTCTGACTCCTCTGTTTAA